The genomic DNA GATGCGGTCGAACCGGGGGCGCCTGTCACGCCGGGGGCTGAGTTCAGTAGACCGGCGCGGCCAAAGCGGCGAGCTTCGCCTCCGAATCCTGCTCGACTTGCGCGTGCAGGCTGTTGCCGTGGCTGTCCATGGTGACGACGGCCTGGAAACCTTTGACCCGCAGGTGCCACATCGCCTCGGGAATGCCGAACTCCATGAGGTCAACCCCTTCCACAGCCTCCACGCAGCGGGCGTAGGACTGGGCCGCCCCCCCGATCGCGTTGAGATAGACGGCCCCGTGTTCCTGAAGGCCCTTGAGGGTCTTGGGGCCCATCCCGCCCTTCCCGATCACCACGCGCAGGCCAAACTTCTTGATCACCTCCGCCTGATAAGGCTCTTCTCGGATGCTGGTCGTGGGACCCGCCGCCAGAATCCGCCAGTCACCGGCCTCGCCTTTCACGGCCACCGGTCCACAGTGATAGAGCACCCCGCCCTGCAAGGAGACAGGAGCATCGTGCGTCATCAGGTGTGCATGGATGGCGTCCCGGCCGGTGTGCATGAGGCCATCGATGGTCACGACATCGCCCACCCGCAGTTCCCGGATCTGAGCCTCCGAGATGGGAGCCGTCAGCGACACCACCCGCCCCGTGGCGGAGCCAGCGGCGGCCTGAGCCATCGGAGCGGCCTCGGTCGCGGGGACCCGATACTGCCACCGCAGAATCTCGCCACTTTCAGGGTGAAGTTCCACGCCCAAGCGGCGGTAAGCCCAGCAGTTGTAGGCCACCGACACGAAGAAGCTGGCCGGCAGGCGGTTCAGCACGCCCACCTTGCAGCCCAGCAAGGTGACATCCCCGCCAAACCCCATGGTGCCCACGCCGAGGGTGTTGGCCTTGTCCATGACATAGGCTTCGAGATCCGCCAGGCGCGCATCCGGGTTGAGGTCGTCCACCGGCCGCAGCAACTGGTGCTTGGCCCACTCGTATCCCGACGTACGATCGCCCCCGACCGCCACCCCGATGAAACCCGCCGAACAGCCCTGCCCCTGCGCCTGGTGTACCGCGTGCAAGATGCACTTGCGGACTCCGTCGAGATTCCGCCCGGCCTTGCCGAGCCCAGGCAAGTCCGCCGGCAGGGAGTACTGGATGTTCTTGTTTTCGCAGCCGCCCCCCTTGAGGATCAGCTTGACCTCGATGACCTCGCGTTCCCACTGCTCGAAGTGGATCACCGGAGAGCCTGGCCCCAGATTGTCGCCGCTGTTGTCGCCAGTCAGCGAGTCGACCGAATTGGGGCGGAGCTTGCCGTCGCGGGTCGCCCGCGCGATGGCCTGGCGGATCGCCGCCTTGATCGCCATCTGATTGACGCCGACCGGGGTATGCACGAAAAAGGTCGGCATCCCCGTGTCCTGGCAGATCGGCAACACGTCGTGGGAGGCGTGATCGATGTTCTGGGCGATCGTGGCAAGCGCCAGCGCCGAGCGCGTGCCCGCGTCTTCACGCAGACGCGCGTCCCGAATGGCGGCCCGCACATCGGCCGGCAGGTTGGTCGCCGTCTCCACGATCAGGCGGTACAGACTGTCTTCGAGTTGGGTCAGGTCCATGCCCATAGCCGTGTTTTCCTCCATGCCTGGCGTCCGACGGGGACGAGTCGGCTCACGCGTTGGCGGCCGGCGTCCAGCTTTCCTGCGGGGCCTGTGCCCACAGCCTTTCCAGGTTGTAGTACTCCCGCTCCTGCGTGCGCAACACATGCACGATCACGGTGCCGAAATCGAGCAGAATCCAGACCGCCTCATTCCAGCCTTCACTGCCATGCAAGTGGTAGCCGGCCTTGGTCAGCTCCTCCTCGACATGCTGGGCCACCGCCCGCACCTTGACGGTGGTCTGGGCGCTGCACAACAGCACGAAGTCGGCGATCAACGAGATGCCCTCGAGATTGAACACCCGGATGTCGTCGGCCTTCTTGTCGTCGGCCTTGTGGGCCGCCAGATGGGCCAGCGCGCGCGAATCGAGGGAATCTGCCAAAACGGGAACCTCCTGAATCAAGGGGACGGGGCGGGACGACGCGCCCGTTGCTCCTGAAACAGCAACCAGTTGCGTCCGCGCACGGCATCGGGATGAATGGGTTGGGCCGTGCGCAAGAGATAGTCGAAGGTGTGATCATAGGCCCTGCGGCAAGCGAAGGCCAGATCGGTGTCGGCCGCCTGGCGCAGATCGGCGAGATACGGCGCGTCGCCGCGGCCTGGCTCGATCGCGTCGGCCACGAACAGGACCTGATCCATCAGGCTCATGTCCTCGGCGCCGAGGGTATGTCGGGCGATCGCCTGGAGCACCGCTTCGTCGGCCACGCCAAACTGGTCACGCGCCAGGCGCGCCCCCACGGCTCCGTGCAAGCAGGGCATGGGCGTGAGTTCCTCAAGATAGCCCACCGGCCACCCCGCCGCGTGTGCCACCTCAAGCAAACGCGAGCCGGCCCACTCGCGCGCCACGTCGTGGAGCAAGCCCGCCAGCTCCGCCAGGTCCGGATCCGCACCGAAGCGCTCCGCCAGCTGACGCGCGGTCTGGCCCACCCGCTGGGAATGGCCGACGCGATGGGGCGTCAGGTGCGTGGACAGCCACTCCTCGATCGGGGCTCGCAGCACGGCCAGCAGCTGGGCGGAGCTCCCTGGCAGGGAGGGTTCGGGAGGCGTTTCTCGCAACGACGTCACGCTGTCATTCTACCTCAGGAAAGCCCGGCCGCGACAGCGATGACGGCCGGAAGCAAGTCGGTAAACCGGGTGCAGCGACGGTCCAGGCAAGGGGGGTGGTCCCGTGGCGCTGCCCCGGGACCCGATGACCGCGCCCCCGGCAGCCGCCCGTTTTCAGCGCGCGCCCTTGCGCCGCTTCGCCCGCACCTTTTCCAGCGTGCCCACCACCAGATAGGCCTCGGAAGGCTTCTCGCGACGTCCCACCCGGCCGACCAACTGGGCCAGCTCCGTCTCGCCGAAGCCGTCCGCATCCGTCACCACGATCAGGTCGGCCTCCGGCACATCGACCCCCGCCCCGATCAGGTTGGTGGAGACGAGGATGGCCGGAGCCTCGGCGCGGAAGGCGTTCATCACCGCCACCCGGCTGCGGTCTTCGCGAAAGGTGCCCGCCTTCTGGAGGCGCCGGGCGTGCTCGGCCGAGTCGGCCATCTCTCCATGCAATTCAAAGACCGGCACGCCGAAACGCTTGCGCAGAAAGGCCGCGATGCGCGGCACTTGCGCCCGGGTGCGCGACACCACGAAGACGCGAGCCGCCTCCGCCAGGTGGGCCTGCATGGGCGTTTCGGCCAGCAGGAGTTGCTGATTGGGCGTGGCCTGGGGACGCCCCTTGAGCGTGCGTCGCACGGTGGGCGGGGCCTCGAAGGGACGCGCGTGCCAGACCCAGGTGTGCGGGCCGACCTGTTTTTCTTCCAGAAAGGCCGTGACCGTCTCGGGCGTGGCGGTCATGAACAGCGCCGGCGCGTGAATCCCCCGCAATGGCTGCAAATGCTCGCGCGTGTCGAAGGCATGCAGGTCATCCACCAGCAACAAGCCGGCCTTGCGCAGGCGCTGGCGATGGGGCTCCTCCTGCAGCATCAAACCACTGGCAATCAGGATCGGAATCAGGCCACGGTCGAAGCGGGCCAGCAGCGCTTCCCGCGCGCGAGGATCGACGCCCCCGTGCAGCGCGTCGCAGACCAGCGGGGTACCAGCCAACCGCGCCGTGAAGTAGTGCTGATGCTGGCGCAGCAGATCGCGCGTCGGTGCCAGCAGCACCACCGGCTCACGCCGGGCCAGAAATTCAGCGACGGCCAGATGGAACGCCACGGCCGTCTTACCGGCCCCGGTCGGCGCCTGCAGCAGCACATTGCGGGCGCCGCCGCGGAGCCAGCCGGACAGCACCTTCAAGGCCTCGGTCTGAGCCGCCATGAGCGCATAGCGCTCGCCCGGCGCCACCAGGCCCTCCTC from Candidatus Sericytochromatia bacterium includes the following:
- a CDS encoding FumA C-terminus/TtdB family hydratase beta subunit produces the protein MTQLEDSLYRLIVETATNLPADVRAAIRDARLREDAGTRSALALATIAQNIDHASHDVLPICQDTGMPTFFVHTPVGVNQMAIKAAIRQAIARATRDGKLRPNSVDSLTGDNSGDNLGPGSPVIHFEQWEREVIEVKLILKGGGCENKNIQYSLPADLPGLGKAGRNLDGVRKCILHAVHQAQGQGCSAGFIGVAVGGDRTSGYEWAKHQLLRPVDDLNPDARLADLEAYVMDKANTLGVGTMGFGGDVTLLGCKVGVLNRLPASFFVSVAYNCWAYRRLGVELHPESGEILRWQYRVPATEAAPMAQAAAGSATGRVVSLTAPISEAQIRELRVGDVVTIDGLMHTGRDAIHAHLMTHDAPVSLQGGVLYHCGPVAVKGEAGDWRILAAGPTTSIREEPYQAEVIKKFGLRVVIGKGGMGPKTLKGLQEHGAVYLNAIGGAAQSYARCVEAVEGVDLMEFGIPEAMWHLRVKGFQAVVTMDSHGNSLHAQVEQDSEAKLAALAAPVY
- the rsfS gene encoding ribosome silencing factor, whose translation is MADSLDSRALAHLAAHKADDKKADDIRVFNLEGISLIADFVLLCSAQTTVKVRAVAQHVEEELTKAGYHLHGSEGWNEAVWILLDFGTVIVHVLRTQEREYYNLERLWAQAPQESWTPAANA
- the yqeK gene encoding bis(5'-nucleosyl)-tetraphosphatase (symmetrical) YqeK → MTSLRETPPEPSLPGSSAQLLAVLRAPIEEWLSTHLTPHRVGHSQRVGQTARQLAERFGADPDLAELAGLLHDVAREWAGSRLLEVAHAAGWPVGYLEELTPMPCLHGAVGARLARDQFGVADEAVLQAIARHTLGAEDMSLMDQVLFVADAIEPGRGDAPYLADLRQAADTDLAFACRRAYDHTFDYLLRTAQPIHPDAVRGRNWLLFQEQRARRPAPSP
- a CDS encoding helicase-related protein; translated protein: MNQVLLWRRIEENEQRVAEEEGLVAPGERYALMAAQTEALKVLSGWLRGGARNVLLQAPTGAGKTAVAFHLAVAEFLARREPVVLLAPTRDLLRQHQHYFTARLAGTPLVCDALHGGVDPRAREALLARFDRGLIPILIASGLMLQEEPHRQRLRKAGLLLVDDLHAFDTREHLQPLRGIHAPALFMTATPETVTAFLEEKQVGPHTWVWHARPFEAPPTVRRTLKGRPQATPNQQLLLAETPMQAHLAEAARVFVVSRTRAQVPRIAAFLRKRFGVPVFELHGEMADSAEHARRLQKAGTFREDRSRVAVMNAFRAEAPAILVSTNLIGAGVDVPEADLIVVTDADGFGETELAQLVGRVGRREKPSEAYLVVGTLEKVRAKRRKGAR